The following proteins are encoded in a genomic region of Oncorhynchus keta strain PuntledgeMale-10-30-2019 chromosome 6, Oket_V2, whole genome shotgun sequence:
- the LOC118385263 gene encoding uncharacterized protein LOC118385263, with protein sequence MTLSMSPAAVCQCFTLVSLCTSIADPNWIQVMNNTDPGGKQLIYGVAFILHAPQNLTDTGPLGGVNGWGVWLLYALAALCYSAVLLSSSSFLLDFLGTGMSHARLVVLLHISTVVLLLSVLGVCGACLYIIHCNLQEGKLGPLWEWVGGWTWPGSGSRSQGGVVGMKPYPGESFYITMLGLLFSCLAGVISLSTLGDPTSTQRDYTAVVEWDDSDTEPLTPREQGVGQSDEEEGVGDVLPEITQGEVGGSGDS encoded by the exons ATGACTCTGAGCATGTCTCCGGCTGCGGTGTGCCAGTGCTTTACGCTGGTGTCACTGTGCACATCCATCGCCGACCCAAACTGGATCCAAGTCATGAACAACACTGACCCTGGAGGCAAACAGCTCATCTATGGTGTGGCTTTCATACTGCATGCTCCCCAGAACCTCACTGACACAG GTCCCCTGGGTGGTGTAAATGGCTGGGGGGTGTGGCTGCTCTATGCCCTGGCGGCTCTGTGCTACAGTGCTGTCCTGCTCTCCAGCTCCTCCTTCCTATTGGACTTCCTGGGGACTGGGATGTCCCACGCTCGACTGGTGGTGTTACTCCACATCTCCACAG tggtTCTCCTCCTGTCTGTTCTGGGAGTGTGTGGGGCCTGCCTGTACATCATCCACTGCAACCTTCAGGAGGGAAAGCTTGGGCCACTGTGGGAATGGGTGGGGGGCTGGACCTGGCCTGGGTCTGGCTCCAGGAGccagggaggggtggtggggatGAAGCCTTACCCAGGGGAGAGCTTCTACATCACCATGCTGGGCCTGCTCTTCTCCTGCCTGGCCGGTGTGATCAGCCTGAGCACCCTGGGGGACCCCACCTCCACCCAGAGGGACTACACAGCTGTGGTGGAGTGGGATGACAGTGACACAGAGCCCCTTACCCCCAGGGAGCAGGGAGTGGGACAGTCTGACGaagaggagggggtaggagaCGTGTTGCCTGAAATTACTCAGGGGGAGGTGGGTGGAAGTGGAGACTCCTAA